The Arachis ipaensis cultivar K30076 chromosome B07, Araip1.1, whole genome shotgun sequence genome includes a window with the following:
- the LOC110265015 gene encoding protein FAR1-RELATED SEQUENCE 5-like, whose protein sequence is MDEFSSGDQAPEWTSSSSDDSFSYEDEDSHQDVENTDNVESSIEKDDDKVTATMLWSSEFDEEVHAYKAYVKYARDMGFAVRKRDLSIDEDGNLNRRYYVCNRQGTMDLKHYRLVDRKRNHKPETRTGCKAHCSVYLDKLSTKWRVKTLEEEHNYPMIPEQFVHLISNHRKLTEADKARIVCMKEFGRAKIENGDAAAAISYLQGKADVDPMSVACYTLVNGNKLGNLFWADVLMINDYQYFEDVLAFDSTYKKNRYNKPVVIFFGSNNHRLTCIFGFAVLASESRDTYTWLLKEFLDVMMNKEPSVVVTDGDNQMRQAIKEVFPSVTHRHCAWHIEKNANSHIKDRSFLDAFKVSMYANMTVPQFEAYWEEMIQKFDIGEDHWLLTKYANKKMWATAYLRGKFSAGVRTTSRCEGINSFLKRFIKSRETLLELVENLEHVVKEYRNNELATTRVYTVEVFAEVKVQLAKVAALKHVGKSGMDSNVVHCVAKFRRPGRLYHVLHDVTSERIEYAKAYLNEEVDDGKDPKRAFALWYGSLWSGLIWMNFLAAKTAPTYRHTIGCVNGIIKDLEKMLCLVKNVSRPVKDIQDPEIVKTRGAPKLNKKGIEDKELLPLWANWSHPKNMS, encoded by the exons ATGGATGAATTTAGCAGTGGTGATCAAGCTCCTGAGTGGACCAGTAGCAGCAGTGACGATAGCTTTTCCTATGAGGATGAAGATTCTCATCAAGATGTTGAGAACACTGATAATGTTGAATCTAGCATAGAAAAAGATGATGACAAGGTTACCGCAACTATGCTATGGAGTTCTGAGTTTGACGAGGAGGTTCATGCTTATAAAGCATATGTAAAGTATGCGAGAGATATGGGTTTTGCTGTTCGTAAAAGAGACTTGTCAATAGATGAGGATGGAAATTTGAATAGAAGGTACTATGTTTGCAATCGCCAAGGAACAATGGATCTAAAACACTATCGTCTAGTTGATAGAAAGAGGAATCATAAGCCAGAGACAAGAACTGGTTGCAAGGCACATTGTTCTGTTTATTTGGATAAGTTGTCTACGAAATGGAGAGTTAAGACACTAGAAGAGGAGCACAACTATCCAATGATCCCAGAACAATTTGTTCATTTAATTTCTAACCATCGGAAGTTGACTGAGGCTGACAAAGCCCGGATTGTTTGCATGAAGGAATTTGG ACGTGCAAAGATAGAGAATGGAGATGCTGCGGCAGCAATAAGTTATCTTCAGGGTAAGGCAGATGTGGACCCAATGTCTGTTGCTTGTTATACACTAGTCAACGGTAACAAATTGGGCAATCTTTTCTGGGCTGATGTACTTATGATCAATGACTACCAATACTTTGAAGATGTGTTAGCTTTTGACTCCACTTATAAGAAGAATAGATATAATAAACCTGTAGTGATTTTCTTTGGATCAAATAATCATCGCTTGACGTGCATATTTGGGTTTGCTGTGCTTGCCAGTGAAAGTCGAGATACCTACACATGGTTGTTGAAGGAATTTTTGGATGTCATGATGAACAAGGAACCAAGTGTTGTAGTGACTGACGGCGACAATCAAATGCGACAAGCAATAAAGGAGGTCTTCCCTAGCGTGACACATAGGCATTGTGCATGGCACATTGAGAAAAATGCAAATAGTCATATCAAGGATCGGTCTTTTTTGGATGCTTTTAAGGTATCGATGTATGCTAATATGACGGTACCCCAATTTGAAGCTTACTGGGAAGAAATGATTCAGAAATTTGATATTGGTGAGGACCACTGGCTTTTAACCAAATATGCCAATAAGAAAATGTGGGCCACTGCATACTTACGCGGAAAGTTTAGTGCAGGTGTTAGAACAACATCTCGATGTGAAGGTATAAACTCTTTCCTAAAAAGGTTTATTAAGTCGCGGGAAACCTTGCTTGAGCTTGTGGAAAATCTAGAGCACGTGGTTAAAGAGTACCGTAACAATGAACTT GCTACAACAAGGGTTTACACTGTAGAAGTATTTGCAGAGGTGAAGGTTCAACTAGCAAAAGTTGCTGCACTAAAGCATGTTGGCAAAAGTGGTATGGACAGTAATGTTGTTCATTGTGTTGCAAAATTTAGACGACCAGGTAGACTTTATCATGTTCTTCATGATGTGACTTCAGAAAGGATTGAAT ATGCAAAGGCATACTTAAATGAAGAAGTTGACGATGGAAAAGATCCGAAGAGAGCGTTTGCTCTCTGGTACGGTTCCTTGTGGTCGGGGTTAATTTGGATGAACTTTCTTGCCGCAAAAACTGCACCAACTTATCGCCATACAATTGGATGTGTTAATGGCATTATAAAGGATTTGGAGAAGATGTTATGCTTAGTCAAAAACGTGAGTAGGCCAGTCAAAGATATTCAGGACCCTGAGATTGTGAAGACAAGGGGTGCGCCAAAACTCAACAAGAAAGGGATTGAAGACAAGGAACTGCTCCCGTTGTGGGCAAACTGGTCACACCCGAAGAACATGTCATAA
- the LOC110265014 gene encoding uncharacterized protein LOC110265014 produces MGKDKRKILVSDLHCYSDREAFQTLVPGRRVVDDIIILVATMLTYNSSHLIWYLPPTFVQLACGRGHFHGGTAKWIRDKYMAKIDEMLKIYVPIWHDNHWFLLVIDGQKIAD; encoded by the exons ATGGGAAAAGACAAAAG GAAAATCTTGGTCTCGGACCTACATTGCTACAGTGATAGGGAAGCATTCCAAACTCTGGTCCCTGGCCGAAGAGTTGTAGACGAC ATTATAATCCTTGTTGCAACGATGCTTACCTACAATTCTAGTCACCTAATATGGTATTTGCCTCCAACGTTTGTG CAACTTGCTTGTGGCCGTGGACATTTCCATGGTGGAACAGCCAAATGGATTAGGGATAAATACATGGCCAAGATAGATGAGATGTTGAAGATATATGTGCCTATTTGGCATGATAACCATTGGTTTTTACTGGTCATTGACGGAcagaaaattgccgattaa
- the LOC107607015 gene encoding vacuolar amino acid transporter 1-like, translating into MESLSTTTSPSSNNNGGGTTSFAKTCFHGVNGISGIGIVSIPFALASGGWLSIIFLFMISIAACYTGLLIKRCMDKDSTIESLPDIGQRAFGDKGRLLVNIAMNCELYLVITGYLILEGDNLNKLISHFHVDIGGLKITGTHCFVLISALIILPTVWLEDLSKLLSYVSATGALASIIFLCSLLWNGTIDGTKLHSKGVLFNWKGVPAAVSLYAFCYSSHPVFPSLYTSMKNKHQFSNVLLVCFTLCTLVYAATAVLGYLMFGSEVESEITLNLPKEKLSSKVAIYTTLVNPITKYALMLRPIVDATKNVLPSHYNKRPKLTHILISSILLFTTVVVALTVPFFGYLMSLVGALLSVSASFLVPCVCYLKISGTYGKLGCEMIVNYSIVLVGVAIAAFGTYTSLLEIIRHL; encoded by the exons ATGGAGAGTCTCTCAACCACAACGTCCCCTTCTagcaacaataatggtggaggaACCACATCATTTGCCAAGACCTGTTTTCACGGGGTTAATGGAATTTCGG GAATTGGTATAGTGTCTATACCATTTGCATTAGCCTCAGGAGGTTGGTTAAGCATAATTTTTTTGTTCATGATATCCATAGCAGCATGCTACACAGGCTTACTAATCAAAAGATGCATGGACAAAGATTCCACTATTGAATCTCTTCCTGACATTGGTCAAAGAGCATTTGGAGACAAAGGAAGGTTACTTGTAAACATTGCAATGAATTGTGAACTTTATTTGGTCATAACAGGGTACTTGATTCTTGAAGGAGATAACTTGAACAAATTAATATCTCATTTTCATGTGGATATTGGAGGATTGAAAATTACTGGAACACATTGTTTTGTTCTAATTTCAGCACTGATTATTCTCCCAACGGTATGGTTGGAAGATCTAAGCAAGCTTCTATCATATGTGTCAGCAACTGGGGCCTTAGCATCAATTATATTTCTATGTTCATTGTTGTGGAATGGTACAATTGATGGAACAAAACTTCATAGCAAAGGAGTACTCTTTAATTGGAAGGGAGTTCCTGCTGCAGTTAGCTTGTATGCATTTTGCTACAGTTCTCATCCTGTGTTTCCAAGTCTCTACACTTCCATgaagaacaagcatcagttctcTAAT GTGTTGCTGGTGTGCTTCACATTGTGCACTCTAGTATATGCAGCAACAGCAGTTTTGGGATACTTAATGTTTGGATCAGAGGTTGAATCAGAAATAACTCTGAACCTTCCAAAAGAAAAACTGAGTTCAAAAGTGGCGATATACACAACTTTGGTTAACCCCATAACCAAATATGCTCTGATGCTAAGGCCAATTGTGGATGCCACAAAAAACGTGCTTCCATCACACTACAACAAAAGGCCAAAGCTCACACATATACTAATTAGTAGCATATTGCTCTTCACCACTGTTGTTGTTGCACTCACTGTTCCATTTTTTGGGTACCTAATGTCCCTTGTTGGTGCATTGTTAAGTGTCTCTGCTTCATTCCTAGTGCCATGTGTTTGCTACTTGAAGATTTCTGGAACTTATGGGAAATTGGGATGTGAAATGATCGTCAATTATTCCATAGTGTTAGTAGGAGTTGCAATTGCAGCATTTGGAACTTACACTTCCCTCTTAGAAATAATTAGGCATTTATAG
- the LOC110264518 gene encoding uncharacterized protein LOC110264518, giving the protein MEGFAADFGLYGNSTSSFASSRWDWSFLSNAHVKNSAPLTRLDPKDKSKTVGLEAESKAVAQDYGKGCNNCMPMQIKIEGLKEEMKRHSQKMDEMAVLLRQLVLKANADPSVDIKTVASTTKSRRRSTSKQKGMRKDTPIDVLDYSSDHLAFRHSTRKRKTSSTGIPKQIISGKNDKLTRTLFSDKDEAKDQKERTPQTNKIDPSRPATHSGERPYVDLTVQGFDPNQVEVGDKIPEVRMFMERWYNYNLEEFLLFQIIINRRNLK; this is encoded by the exons ATGGAAGGATTTGCTGCAGACTTTGGACTTTATGGCAATTCGACATCTAGTTTTGCTTCATCCCGATGGGATTGGTCATTTCTCTCCAACGCACACGTCAAGAACAGTGCTCCTTTAACTCGATTAGATCCAAA AGATAAAAGTAAGACCGTGGGATTGGAAGCTGAGTCAAAAGCAGTAGCTCAAGATTATGGGAAAGGTTGCAATAATTGCATGCCCATGCAAATCAAGATAGAAGGACTAAAGGAAGAAATGAAGCGACACAGTCAAAAGATGGATGAGATGGCTGTACTACTAAGACAACTTGTGTTGAAGGCTAATGCAGACCCATCCGTTGATATCAAAACTGTTGCATCAACAACCAAGTCAAGAAGACGATCAACTTCAAAACAAAAGGGCATGCGTAAGGATACACCTATTGATGTACTAGATTACAGCTCGGACCATTTGGCTTTTCGTCACTCAACGCGTAAAAGGAAGACCTCATCAACTGGGATACCTAAACAAATTATATCTGGGAAAAATGATAAGTTGACG AGGACTTTGTTCTCAGACAAAGATGAGGCCAAAGACCAAAAAGAAAGGACACCACAAACTAACAAAATTGATCCATCAAGACCTGCAACACATAGTGGTGAAAGACCTTATGTCGATCTAACTGTGCAAGGATTTGACCCAAACCAAGTAGAAGTAGGTGACAAAATTCCAGAGGTACGTATGTTCATGGAACGATGGTACAACTATAACTTGGAGGAATTTTTGTTGTTTCAGATTATAATTAATCGTAGAAATCTCAAGTAA